A genomic region of Ammospiza nelsoni isolate bAmmNel1 chromosome 3, bAmmNel1.pri, whole genome shotgun sequence contains the following coding sequences:
- the JAG1 gene encoding protein jagged-1, with the protein MRAPRRAAAAACSILLTLLLALRAQVTLASGQFELEILSMQNVNGELQNGNCCDGTRNPGDKKCTRDECDTYFKVCLKEYQSRVTAGGPCSFGSKSTPVIGGNTFNLKYNRNNEKNRIVIPFSFAWPRSYTLLVEAWDYNDNSTNPDRVIEKASHSGMINPSRQWQTLKHNAGAAHFEYQIRVTCAEHYYGFGCNKFCRPRDDFFTHHTCDQNGNKTCLEGWMGPECNKAICRQGCSPKHGSCTIPGECRCQYGWQGQYCDKCIPHPGCVHGTCIEPWQCLCETNWGGQLCDKDLNYCGTHPPCLNGGTCSNTGPDKYQCSCPEGYSGQNCEIAEHACLSDPCHNGGSCLETSTGFECVCAPGWAGPTCTDNIDDCSPNPCGHGGTCQDLVDGFKCICPPQWTGKTCQLDANECEGKPCVNANSCRNLIGSYYCDCITGWSGHNCDININDCRGQCQNGGSCRDLVNGYRCICSPGYAGDHCEKDINECASNPCMNGGHCQDEINGFQCLCPAGFSGNLCQLDIDYCEPNPCQNGAQCFNLAMDYFCNCPEDYEGKNCSHLKDHCRTTPCEVIDSCTVAVASNSTPEGVRYISSNVCGPHGKCKSQAGGKFTCECNKGFTGTYCHENINDCESNPCKNGGTCIDGINSYKCICSDGWEGTYCETNINDCSKNPCHNGGTCRDLVNDFFCECKNGWKGKTCHSRDSQCDEATCNNGGTCYDEGDTFKCMCPAGWEGATCNIARNSSCLPNPCHNGGTCVVSGDSFTCVCKEGWEGPTCTQNTNDCSPHPCYNSGTCVDGENWYRCECAPGFAGPDCRININECQSSPCAFGATCVDEINGYRCICPPGRSGAACQEVTGRPCITSARVMPDGTKWDDDCNTCQCLNGKVTCSKVWCGPRPCVLHGKGPGECPAGHACVPVRDDHCFTRPCAAVGECWPSNQQPVRTKCNSDSYYQDNCANITFTFNKEMMAPGLTTEHVCSELRNLNILKNVSVEYSIYITCEPSHLANNEIHVAISAEDIGEDENPIKDITDKIIDLVSKRDGNNTLIAAVAEVRVQRRPAKSRTDFLVPLLSSVLTVAWICCLVTVFYWCIRKRRKQSSHTHTASDDNTTNNVREQLNQIKNPIEKHGANTVPIKDYENKNSKIAKIRTHNSEVEEDDMDKHQQKARFAKQPAYTLVDRDEKPPNSTPTKHPNWTNKQDNRDLESAQSLNRMEYIV; encoded by the exons atgCGTGCGCCCCGGCGGGCAGCCGCGGCGGCGTGCTCCAtcctcctcaccctgctcctGGCGCTGCGGGCCCAG GTGACTTTAGCGTCGGGACAGTTCGAGTTGGAGATCTTATCCATGCAAAATGTGAATGGTGAACTGCAAAATGGAAATTGCTGCGATGGCACCCGAAACCCAGGAGATAAAAAATGCACCAGAGACGAGTGTGACACCTATTTTAAAGTTTGTCTGAAGGAGTATCAATCGCGGGTCACTGCTGGCGGTCCTTGCAGCTTCGGATCCAAATCCACTCCTGTCATCGGAGGAAATACCTTCAATTTAAAGTACAACCGGAATAATGAAAAGAACCGGATCGTTATCCCCTTCAGCTTCGCCTGGCCG AGATCCTACACACTGCTTGTCGAGGCGTGGGATTACAATGATAACTCCACAA ACCCCGACCGCGTCATTGAGAAGGCGTCGCACTCGGGCATGATCAACCCCAGCCGGCAGTGGCAGACGCTCAAGCACAACGCGGGCGCCGCGCACTTCGAGTACCAGATCCGCGTCACCTGCGCCGAGCACTACTACGGCTTCGGCTGCAACAAGTTCTGCCGGCCCAGGGACGACTTCTTCACGCACCACACCTGCGACCAGAACGGCAACAAGACCTGCCTCGAAGGCTGGATGGGACCTGAGTGCAACAAAG CTATTTGTCGTCAGGGATGTAGCCCCAAGCATGGTTCTTGCACAATTCCAGGAGAGTGCAG GTGTCAGTATGGATGGCAAGGCCAGTACTGTGATAAGTGCATTCCACACCCGGGATGTGTCCATGGCACTTGCATTGAACCATGGCAGTGCCTCTGTGAAACCAACTGGGGTGGTCAGCTCTGTGACAAAG ATCTGAACTACTGTGGAACCCACCCGCCCTGCTTGAACGGTGGTACCTGCAGCAACACTGGCCCTGACAAATACCAATGTTCCTGCCCTGAGGGCTACTCAGGACAGAACTGTGAAATTG CGGAGCATGCCTGCCTCTCCGACCCTTGTCACAACGGGGGAAGCTGCCTCGAGACATCCACGGGATTTGaatgtgtgtgtgctcctggctgggctggaccGACCTGCACTGACA ATATTGATGATTGTTCTCCAAATCCCTGTGGTCATGGAGGAACTTGCCAAGATCTAGTTGATGGATTTAAGTGTATCTGCCCACCTCAGTGGACTGGCAAAACATGCCAGCTAG ATGCCAATGAATGTGAGGGCAAGCCCTGTGTCAATGCCAACTCCTGCAGGAACCTGATTGGCAGCTACTACTGTGACTGCATTACTGGCTGGTCTGGCCACAACTGTGATATAA ATATTAACGACTGTCGTGGACAATGTCAGAATGGAGGATCCTGTCGG GACTTGGTTAATGGTTATCGGTGTATCTGTTCACCTGGCTATGCAGGAGATCACTGTGAGAAAGACATCAATGAATGTGCAAGTAACCCTTGCATGAATGGGGGTCACTGCCAGGATGAAATCAATGGATTCCAATGTCTGTGTCCCGCTGGTTTCTCAGGAAACCTCTGTCAG CTGGACATAGATTATTGCGAGCCAAATCCATGCCAGAACGGCGCCCAGTGCTTCAATCTTGCCATGGACTATTTCTGTAACTGCCCCGAGGATTACGAAGGGAAGAACTGCTCCCACCTGAAGGATCACTGCCGCACCACTCCGTGTGAAG tAATTGACAGCTGCACTGTGGCAGTGGCTTCCAACAGCACACCCGAAGGGGTTCGCTACATCTCTTCCAACGTTTGTGGTCCTCACGGGAAGTGCAAGAGCCAGGCGGGTGGAAAATTCACCTGTGAATGCAACAAAGGATTCACCGGCACCTACTGTCATGAGA ATATCAATGACTGTGAAAGCAACCCCTGTAAAAATGGTGGCACTTGCATTGATGGCATCAACTCCTACAAATGTATTTGTAGTGATGGATGGGAAGGAACATATTGTGAAACAA ATATTAATGACTGCAGTAAAAACCCTTGCCACAATGGAGGAACTTGCCGAGACTTGGTCAACGACTTCTTCTGTGAATGTAAAAATGGGTGGAAAGGAAAAACTTGCCACTCCC GTGACAGCCAGTGCGATGAGGCGACGTGCAACAATGGGGGGACGTGCTACGACGAGGGGGACACTTTCAAGTGCATGTGTCCTGCAGGATGGGAAGGAGCCACTTGTAACATAG cgaggaacagcagctgcctgccaAACCCCTGTCACAACGGTGGTACCTGTGTGGTCAGTGGGGACTCCTTCACTTGTGTCTGCaaggagggctgggaaggaCCCACGTGCACCCAGA ACACAAATGACTGCAGTCCTCATCCTTG TTACAACAGTGGCACTTGCGTGGATGGAGAGAACTGGTACCGCTGTGAGTGTGCTCCAGGCTTCGCCGGGCCTGACTGCAGGATCA ACATCAACGAATGCCAGTCCTCGCCCTGTGCCTTTGGAGCCACGTGTGTGGATGAAATTAACGGGTACCGTTGCATTTGCCCCCCGGGTCGCAGTGGTGCAGCATGCCAAGAAG TTACAGGAAGGCCTTGCATTACCAGTGCTCGAGTCATGCCAGATGGGACTAAGTGGGATGACGACTGCAATACCTGTCAGTGTCTGAATGGAAAAGTCACCTGTTCTAAg GTTTGGTGTGGCCCTCGGCCCTGCGTGCTGCACGGCAAGGGCCCCGGCGAGTGCCCCGCCGGCCACGCCTGTGTCCCTGTGCGGGACGATCACTGCTTCACCCGCCCGTGTGCCGCCGTGGGGGAGTGCTGGCCCTCCAACCAGCAGCCTGTCAGGACCAAGTGCAACTCCGACTCCTACTACCAGGACAACTGTGCCAACATCACCTTCACCTTCAACAAAGAAATGATGGCCCCG GGCCTTACCACAGAGCATGTTTGCAGTGAATTGAGGAATCTGAATATTCTGAAGAATGTTTCTGTTGAATATTCCATCTATATTACCTGTGAGCCTTCCCACTTGGCAAATAATGAAATCCATGTTGCTATT TCTGCAGAGGACATTGGGGAGGATGAAAACCCCATCAAAGACATCACAGATAAGATCATCGACCTGGTCAGTAAGCGCGACGGGAACAACACGCTGATCGCTGCCGTCGCCGAGGTCAGGGTGCAGCGGCGGCCGGCCAAGAGCAGAACAG ATTTCCTGGTGCCCTTGCTGAGCTCGGTGCTGACAGTAGCCTGGATCTGCTGCCTGGTCACCGTGTTTTACTGGTGCATCCGAAAGCGCCGGAAGCAGAGCAGCCACACCCACACGGCCTCTGACGACAACACCACCAACAACGTCAGGGAGCAGCTGAACCAGATCAAAAACCCCATTGAGAAACACGGAGCAAATACTGTCCCCATTAAAGACTACGAAAACAAAAACTCTAAAATCGCCAAAATAAGGACACACAACTCTGAGGTGGAGGAGGATGACATGGACAAGCACCAGCAGAAGGCCCGATTTGCCAAGCAGCCAGCCTACACTTTGGTAGACAGAGATGAAAAGCCCCCCAACAGCACCCCTACAAAACACCCAAACTGGACAAATAAACAGGACAACAGAGACTTGGAAAGTGCACAAAGCCTAAATCGGATGGAGTACATCGTATAG